A DNA window from Paenibacillus sp. HWE-109 contains the following coding sequences:
- a CDS encoding capping complex subunit for YIEGIA, producing MTQIVAIVTLTKEKVGGGAPIFIVDREEDLQKTSFSLEKILDANAHDLKNGTMILVKHT from the coding sequence GTGACGCAGATTGTTGCGATCGTGACGTTGACCAAAGAGAAAGTAGGCGGAGGAGCTCCCATCTTCATTGTTGATCGAGAGGAAGATCTCCAGAAAACGTCTTTCTCATTAGAGAAAATACTGGATGCAAACGCGCATGATTTGAAAAACGGCACGATGATCTTGGTTAAGCATACTTGA
- a CDS encoding DUF2768 family protein, translating to MSSLDKMWASFVAIGLMVVASLLISYARTRTQGVLRVVLSLIAFFLFIPILLYMLLSLF from the coding sequence ATGTCAAGTTTAGACAAAATGTGGGCTTCTTTTGTGGCGATCGGACTCATGGTTGTCGCATCCTTATTAATCTCCTACGCAAGAACGCGAACACAAGGTGTTCTTCGTGTAGTACTTTCGCTCATTGCCTTTTTCCTGTTCATCCCTATTTTACTCTACATGCTACTATCTTTGTTTTAA
- a CDS encoding YIEGIA family protein → MDWFYSHRYTIGIVVGVVFGVVTRLNMLRTDYRQYPTYPHGKIIHISLGVIAAGLGAVAVPALLDKNYTAVTFLSLAAQQFRDVRNMERQSLTKIDELELVPRGAAYIEGIAMVFEGRNYLVILSAFLASLFCILFAWYWGIAAGILSIFIANYFKSGNKLGSIADIEAVPLRMDGPDLFVGHIYIMNVGLQDSRTKIAEHGLGFLVKPKNRNARVTLANLGQRQAILHDISTLFGVYRDEGEPSLRPMAKLDMNSGTIGVLLLPQEKDVEKTTIALHRVPVLESAVRMPSEAGVNKQKGS, encoded by the coding sequence ATGGATTGGTTCTACTCTCATCGTTATACGATTGGTATTGTTGTCGGCGTTGTCTTTGGCGTTGTGACGCGTCTGAATATGCTCAGAACGGATTATCGGCAGTATCCCACCTACCCACATGGCAAAATCATTCATATTTCCCTAGGGGTTATCGCAGCCGGCTTGGGGGCTGTAGCAGTACCTGCACTGCTGGATAAGAATTATACAGCGGTGACTTTCCTATCGCTTGCCGCTCAGCAATTCCGCGATGTTCGTAATATGGAGAGGCAAAGTTTAACGAAAATTGACGAGTTAGAGTTGGTTCCTAGAGGCGCAGCGTATATTGAAGGTATTGCGATGGTGTTCGAAGGGAGAAATTATTTGGTCATTCTCTCGGCGTTTCTTGCCTCTTTATTTTGTATATTGTTCGCGTGGTATTGGGGGATTGCAGCAGGTATACTTTCAATATTTATTGCTAATTATTTCAAATCAGGTAACAAACTGGGTTCTATAGCTGATATTGAAGCGGTTCCCCTTCGTATGGACGGACCGGATTTATTCGTTGGTCATATTTACATCATGAACGTTGGCTTGCAGGACAGTCGGACCAAAATAGCTGAGCATGGACTTGGCTTTCTCGTCAAGCCCAAGAACCGCAACGCCCGGGTTACCTTGGCTAACCTTGGTCAAAGACAAGCCATTCTGCATGACATTTCCACCTTGTTTGGCGTGTACCGAGATGAGGGTGAGCCTTCGCTCAGACCTATGGCCAAGCTCGATATGAACTCGGGAACAATAGGCGTTCTCCTTCTGCCGCAAGAGAAAGATGTTGAGAAGACGACCATCGCTCTTCATCGGGTGCCAGTGCTCGAAAGTGCAGTTCGCATGCCCTCTGAAGCAGGGGTGAACAAACAGAAGGGAAGTTGA
- a CDS encoding HU family DNA-binding protein: MNKSELINKVAETSELSKKDATKAVDAVFDAISEALQGGDKVQLVGFGNFEVRERSARKGRNPQTGDEIEIPASKIPAFKPGKALKDGIQ; the protein is encoded by the coding sequence ATGAATAAATCTGAATTGATTAACAAGGTTGCTGAAACCTCTGAGCTTTCCAAGAAAGATGCAACGAAAGCAGTTGACGCTGTGTTTGATGCAATTTCCGAAGCGCTGCAAGGCGGGGATAAAGTACAACTAGTTGGATTCGGTAACTTTGAAGTTCGTGAACGTTCTGCTCGTAAAGGACGTAATCCACAGACTGGTGATGAAATCGAAATTCCAGCAAGCAAAATTCCAGCTTTCAAACCTGGTAAAGCACTTAAAGATGGCATTCAATAA
- the spoIVA gene encoding stage IV sporulation protein A, whose amino-acid sequence MEKVDIFKDIAERTGGDIYLGVVGAVRTGKSTFIKRFVESVVLPNIQSEADRIRATDELPQSAAGRTIMTTEPKFVPNTAVQISVAEGLNVNVRLVDCVGYAVDGAKGYEDENGPRMINTPWFDEPIPFQEAAEIGTRKVIQEHSTLGVVVTTDGTISDIPRSSYVLAEERVINELKEVGKPFIVIINSQKPNSEPALELRSELQSRYDVPVVTMSVASAGEEEMVSVLREVLYEFPVHEVNVNLPSWVMVLDENHWLRTQFENSVRDTVQDIRRLRDVDRVVSQFAEYEFIDKAALAGLSMGQGVAEIDLFAPDELYDRILVEVVGVEIRGKDHLLQLMQDFTHAKREYDQFAEALEMVKTTGYGIAPPTLAEMALDEPELIRQGSRFGVRLRATAPSIHMIRVDVESEFSPIIGTEKQSEELVRYLMQDFEDNPLKIWESDIFGRNLHSIVREGIQGKLAQMPDNARYKLQETLGRIINEGSGGLIAIIL is encoded by the coding sequence TTGGAGAAAGTGGATATCTTTAAGGACATTGCAGAACGAACGGGAGGGGACATTTACCTGGGGGTTGTCGGAGCAGTCCGGACAGGAAAATCAACCTTTATCAAACGTTTTGTGGAATCTGTAGTGCTGCCTAACATTCAAAGTGAAGCGGATAGGATCCGGGCTACCGATGAACTCCCGCAGAGCGCTGCTGGCCGCACGATTATGACAACGGAGCCGAAATTCGTACCGAATACGGCGGTTCAAATTTCCGTGGCCGAAGGGCTGAACGTGAATGTTCGCCTAGTTGATTGTGTAGGTTACGCAGTCGATGGCGCCAAAGGCTATGAAGACGAGAACGGCCCAAGGATGATCAATACACCTTGGTTCGATGAACCGATTCCTTTCCAGGAAGCGGCCGAAATCGGTACAAGGAAGGTCATTCAAGAGCATTCTACTCTCGGTGTTGTTGTAACGACCGATGGAACGATATCTGACATTCCTAGGTCTTCTTATGTGCTAGCAGAAGAGAGAGTCATTAATGAATTGAAAGAAGTAGGCAAGCCTTTCATCGTCATTATTAACTCTCAGAAACCAAACAGCGAACCAGCTCTGGAACTGCGCAGCGAGCTGCAAAGCCGCTATGATGTGCCTGTTGTCACGATGAGTGTAGCCAGTGCCGGAGAAGAGGAAATGGTCTCGGTTCTTCGTGAAGTGCTCTACGAGTTCCCTGTCCACGAAGTCAATGTAAATCTGCCGAGCTGGGTCATGGTGTTGGATGAGAATCATTGGTTGCGCACGCAATTTGAAAATTCCGTACGCGATACCGTTCAAGATATCAGACGTCTGCGTGATGTGGATCGTGTCGTCAGTCAATTCGCCGAATATGAGTTTATCGATAAGGCTGCATTAGCTGGACTCAGCATGGGGCAAGGGGTGGCGGAGATTGATTTGTTCGCGCCTGATGAGCTGTATGACCGTATTCTGGTCGAAGTGGTCGGCGTCGAAATCCGAGGCAAGGATCATCTGCTGCAGCTGATGCAGGATTTCACGCATGCGAAGCGCGAGTATGATCAATTCGCCGAAGCCTTGGAGATGGTCAAGACGACGGGGTATGGGATAGCGCCTCCAACGCTGGCTGAGATGGCCTTGGATGAACCGGAATTGATTCGCCAAGGTTCCAGATTCGGTGTGCGTCTAAGAGCGACGGCACCTTCAATTCACATGATTCGTGTGGATGTAGAGTCGGAATTCTCGCCGATTATTGGAACGGAGAAGCAAAGTGAGGAGCTTGTCCGCTACTTGATGCAGGATTTCGAGGATAACCCGCTGAAAATTTGGGAATCCGACATTTTTGGGAGAAATCTTCATTCGATTGTGCGAGAAGGTATTCAAGGAAAGCTTGCGCAAATGCCGGATAACGCTAGATATAAGCTGCAAGAAACACTTGGACGAATTATTAATGAAGGCTCAGGCGGCTTAATTGCTATCATTTTATGA
- a CDS encoding 2Fe-2S iron-sulfur cluster-binding protein has product MLELKTRKTQKTIEPVTGLTLLDHALKEDVDWGFSCTRGTCARCRCYVASGRELLSLPSDEEEDRLEPEELEQGYRLACQCVVKQSGSISVTHKPYF; this is encoded by the coding sequence ATGTTGGAATTGAAAACGCGCAAAACACAAAAAACGATCGAGCCGGTCACAGGATTAACCCTTCTGGATCATGCGCTCAAAGAAGATGTGGATTGGGGATTTTCGTGTACACGGGGCACTTGCGCCAGATGCCGCTGCTATGTAGCTTCAGGCAGGGAACTGTTGTCGTTGCCATCTGATGAAGAAGAAGATCGTTTAGAACCCGAAGAGCTTGAGCAGGGTTATCGTTTAGCCTGTCAATGTGTGGTTAAGCAATCTGGGTCCATTTCTGTGACTCATAAACCCTATTTCTGA
- the plsY gene encoding glycerol-3-phosphate 1-O-acyltransferase PlsY, producing the protein MLLLSIITIVVGYLLGSISFSYLFGKWIKGIDIRKHGSGNAGATNTLRVLGKGPAILVLILDALKGVAAVCLGMWAASGPDDIWVRVLCGLAAIVGHNWPVYFGFRGGKGIATTIGVMATLCFLPTLIAGLTAIVIIAITRFVSLGSLILTALLPFLIWGMDFPMPVLWISILLCAFAFMRHRSNIVKLIQGKENKLGQKRA; encoded by the coding sequence TTGCTTTTACTTTCCATAATAACAATTGTAGTGGGTTATTTATTAGGCTCCATAAGCTTTAGTTATTTATTCGGAAAATGGATTAAAGGCATTGATATTCGCAAGCATGGCAGCGGCAATGCGGGCGCGACGAACACGCTGCGCGTGCTCGGCAAGGGCCCGGCCATCCTTGTGCTAATCCTGGATGCGCTCAAAGGGGTAGCCGCCGTCTGCTTAGGTATGTGGGCAGCTTCTGGCCCTGATGATATCTGGGTGCGTGTCTTGTGCGGGTTGGCAGCGATTGTCGGTCACAACTGGCCGGTCTATTTCGGTTTTCGCGGCGGCAAGGGGATTGCGACTACGATTGGCGTGATGGCAACCCTATGCTTCCTGCCAACACTTATCGCTGGTTTGACGGCGATTGTCATTATTGCGATTACACGATTCGTCTCGCTGGGTTCTCTAATTTTAACAGCACTTTTACCTTTTCTTATTTGGGGAATGGATTTTCCTATGCCTGTTTTATGGATTAGTATTTTGCTATGCGCCTTCGCTTTTATGCGGCATCGCAGCAATATTGTCAAACTCATTCAAGGAAAAGAGAACAAGCTGGGTCAAAAGAGAGCTTAG
- a CDS encoding stage VI sporulation protein F, which produces MSKDILNVVKKKTGKSVTSKDIEKLASGVKPSTLQSETQLRQLIKQVSGLVNVKVSEETINDIVQAVKSSKLDTNNMQQLMNMMMGKK; this is translated from the coding sequence ATGTCCAAAGACATTCTAAACGTGGTCAAGAAGAAAACGGGGAAATCCGTGACGTCCAAAGATATTGAGAAACTGGCAAGCGGTGTGAAACCTTCTACACTGCAAAGTGAAACGCAGCTTCGTCAGTTAATTAAACAAGTTTCCGGTTTAGTTAATGTGAAAGTATCCGAAGAAACCATCAATGACATCGTGCAAGCAGTCAAAAGCAGCAAGCTGGATACGAATAACATGCAGCAATTAATGAATATGATGATGGGTAAAAAATAA
- a CDS encoding 2Fe-2S iron-sulfur cluster-binding protein — MALSEVLFLPDNKKITVRPGTTLLDAGRKARVNIRTRCGAKAACLMCKVQVTDASGLAPMNVNERLKLGSQADEGYRLACQARVIGQVQVTVPEDPLKAAIRAQLARQAEDDDLF; from the coding sequence ATGGCACTATCGGAAGTTCTTTTTTTGCCGGATAACAAAAAGATTACGGTACGTCCCGGCACCACTTTACTGGATGCTGGGCGCAAAGCCAGGGTTAATATCCGCACGCGTTGCGGGGCCAAAGCTGCTTGCCTCATGTGCAAAGTGCAGGTCACGGATGCTAGTGGACTAGCGCCAATGAATGTGAATGAACGGTTGAAACTGGGCTCACAAGCGGACGAGGGCTATCGATTGGCTTGTCAAGCCCGAGTGATTGGTCAAGTGCAAGTCACAGTGCCTGAGGACCCTCTGAAGGCTGCTATAAGGGCTCAGCTTGCCAGACAAGCGGAAGATGACGATTTATTTTAG
- a CDS encoding NAD(P)H-dependent glycerol-3-phosphate dehydrogenase, translating to MTNKVSVLVAGSWGTALASVLADNGKQVLLWSRNEEQVKEINEKHSNSRFLPNFELSPLIVATNSLQEAVEDADAIILVVPSSGMRDVASQIRPYVKKDALLIHATKGFEMSTLKRMTEVLADELPEMDPKRLVVLSGPSHAEEVVQKRPTTVVVAAEDLEAAEAAQDLMINAYFRVYTNPDVAGVEVAGALKNIIALGAGLTDGLGFGDNAKAALMTRGLAEIARLGTTMGANPLTFAGLAGIGDLIATCTSQHSRNWRAGNKLAKGMPLEDVLKEMGMVVEGVKTTKAAYELSSRYDVTMPITNELYLVLFAGKSPQLAAQDLMGRVRTHEIEEVPVELITKVLK from the coding sequence TTGACCAACAAAGTATCGGTTCTGGTAGCAGGGAGTTGGGGGACTGCGCTTGCTTCGGTACTGGCGGATAATGGCAAGCAAGTGCTGTTATGGTCACGTAATGAGGAGCAAGTGAAAGAAATCAATGAAAAGCACAGCAATAGCCGATTTCTTCCGAATTTCGAATTATCGCCGTTAATCGTTGCTACGAATTCCCTGCAGGAAGCTGTGGAAGACGCCGATGCGATCATTTTAGTTGTGCCTTCCTCCGGTATGCGCGATGTGGCTTCTCAAATACGGCCTTATGTGAAAAAAGATGCCTTATTGATCCATGCGACAAAAGGTTTCGAAATGAGCACGCTCAAACGAATGACTGAGGTGCTCGCCGATGAGCTGCCTGAGATGGACCCCAAACGATTGGTCGTCTTGTCAGGTCCTAGTCACGCGGAAGAAGTTGTTCAGAAACGTCCGACAACAGTTGTCGTCGCGGCTGAAGATCTGGAAGCAGCAGAAGCTGCGCAGGATTTAATGATCAACGCTTATTTCCGTGTCTATACGAATCCGGATGTAGCGGGTGTTGAAGTTGCAGGAGCGCTCAAAAACATCATAGCGCTTGGCGCAGGGCTCACCGATGGACTGGGTTTCGGAGATAACGCGAAAGCAGCGCTTATGACACGAGGGTTGGCTGAAATTGCTAGATTAGGTACAACCATGGGTGCCAATCCGCTTACATTTGCAGGTTTAGCCGGAATCGGTGATTTGATCGCGACGTGTACAAGTCAGCATAGCCGTAATTGGCGCGCAGGCAATAAATTAGCCAAAGGCATGCCGCTTGAAGATGTGCTCAAGGAGATGGGCATGGTCGTTGAAGGTGTGAAAACAACGAAAGCCGCCTATGAGCTCTCCAGCCGCTATGATGTGACGATGCCGATTACGAATGAATTATACCTTGTGTTATTCGCAGGGAAATCACCACAACTCGCTGCCCAAGATTTGATGGGCCGCGTGCGGACGCACGAGATTGAGGAAGTTCCTGTAGAGCTGATTACAAAAGTATTGAAGTAG
- the rpsA gene encoding 30S ribosomal protein S1, with protein MSDEVKVEDQTQEVQETQETAVSQAEAEHALNNVAVLKKGATVKGKIVKVDADQAFVDIGYKYDGVIPVKELSSVSLDDAGQAVQLGQEVELKIVSINDAKETLVLSKRVVDNEKAWETLQGQLDSKEIIEATVAEVVKGGLVVDIGVRGFVPASMVERQFVEDFSSYKGRTLRLRVKEIDREKNKVILSQKDVLDEEFEVNKKKIIEGLQVGQVLDGTVQRLTQFGAFVDIGGIDGLVHISELAWQHVEQASDVVKEGDKVKVQILKLDPSNDKISLSIKATQDGPWSNVERDFKAGDIVTGTVKRLAAFGAFVEVAPGVEGLVHISQIAHRHIGTPHEVLKEGQEVQVKILEISTAEKRVSLSIKETEDAPEAPAGAAAPSAGKPDRERQPRGDRDRGNSASHQKEIAGNENVSLSNQGLSMTLGERFGDKLAKFKK; from the coding sequence ATGTCAGATGAAGTAAAAGTTGAAGATCAAACCCAAGAAGTTCAAGAAACACAAGAAACAGCCGTATCGCAAGCAGAAGCAGAGCACGCACTTAACAATGTTGCTGTTCTTAAGAAAGGCGCTACCGTTAAAGGCAAAATCGTTAAGGTAGACGCAGATCAAGCCTTCGTGGATATCGGTTACAAATACGATGGTGTAATCCCGGTTAAAGAGCTTTCTTCCGTTAGCTTGGATGATGCGGGTCAAGCCGTTCAATTAGGCCAAGAAGTGGAACTGAAAATCGTTTCCATCAACGATGCCAAAGAAACGCTTGTCTTGTCCAAACGCGTTGTAGATAACGAAAAAGCTTGGGAAACTTTGCAAGGTCAACTAGACAGCAAAGAGATCATCGAAGCAACGGTTGCTGAAGTTGTAAAAGGCGGACTTGTTGTTGATATCGGCGTACGCGGATTCGTGCCAGCTTCCATGGTTGAACGTCAATTCGTTGAAGATTTCTCTTCCTACAAAGGCCGCACTTTGCGTCTGCGTGTGAAAGAAATTGATCGCGAGAAAAACAAAGTCATCCTGTCCCAAAAAGACGTATTGGATGAAGAATTCGAAGTCAACAAAAAGAAAATCATCGAAGGACTTCAAGTTGGTCAAGTTTTGGACGGTACAGTTCAACGTTTGACACAATTCGGCGCTTTCGTTGATATCGGTGGCATCGACGGCTTGGTTCATATCTCTGAGCTAGCTTGGCAGCATGTAGAACAAGCTTCTGATGTTGTAAAAGAAGGCGACAAAGTTAAGGTGCAAATTCTTAAATTGGATCCTTCCAATGATAAAATCAGCTTGAGCATCAAAGCGACACAAGATGGCCCTTGGTCCAATGTTGAGCGTGATTTCAAAGCGGGTGATATCGTTACAGGAACAGTTAAACGTCTTGCAGCATTTGGCGCATTCGTTGAAGTAGCTCCTGGTGTAGAAGGTCTCGTGCATATTTCCCAAATTGCGCACCGTCATATCGGCACGCCTCATGAAGTGTTGAAAGAAGGCCAAGAAGTGCAAGTGAAAATCTTGGAAATCAGCACAGCTGAGAAACGTGTTAGCCTGAGTATCAAAGAAACCGAAGATGCTCCGGAAGCTCCGGCTGGCGCAGCGGCTCCATCCGCTGGCAAACCAGACAGAGAAAGACAACCACGCGGCGATCGTGATCGTGGAAACAGTGCAAGCCACCAAAAAGAAATCGCTGGCAATGAGAACGTGTCCTTGAGCAACCAAGGTCTGTCCATGACACTTGGCGAGCGCTTTGGCGACAAACTGGCGAAATTCAAAAAATAA
- a CDS encoding YphA family membrane protein, whose amino-acid sequence MMNSGYLSLILLCITMILFASGWKDVYVRSISHKGMLLFFASWLVLSRVAITIGHVHVQLVYAELVLICLGILYVTQGFIHKLHLLSIGLLLGSFHFLMHQLLEMDPILIVRNSQWDVALLLALVVVILQRKASEQIAALSIGYLLGDVYQASIHPVNGLHHLGNAAFQDQWWLSVFAARTVTIILQATYQGCRNVLKSWMDRKGGWRK is encoded by the coding sequence ATGATGAACTCCGGTTATTTGTCGCTTATTCTCCTTTGCATCACGATGATTTTATTCGCCAGTGGATGGAAGGATGTGTACGTCAGAAGTATATCGCACAAAGGCATGCTTCTTTTTTTTGCCTCTTGGCTCGTATTATCCAGAGTAGCCATAACTATCGGGCACGTTCATGTGCAGCTTGTATACGCGGAACTCGTACTTATTTGCCTCGGTATCCTCTATGTGACACAAGGTTTCATCCATAAACTTCATTTGCTTTCCATCGGTCTTCTGCTGGGCTCCTTTCACTTTTTAATGCATCAGCTGCTGGAAATGGATCCGATCCTCATCGTACGCAATTCGCAATGGGATGTTGCTTTATTGCTCGCGTTGGTTGTCGTTATTTTGCAGCGTAAAGCCAGTGAGCAGATTGCTGCGTTGTCCATTGGCTACTTGCTAGGCGATGTGTATCAAGCCAGCATACACCCCGTCAATGGCCTGCATCACTTGGGGAACGCTGCGTTTCAAGATCAGTGGTGGCTGTCTGTTTTCGCTGCTCGCACCGTGACAATTATCTTGCAAGCGACCTATCAAGGCTGCCGGAACGTGCTTAAAAGCTGGATGGATCGAAAGGGAGGCTGGAGAAAGTAA
- the der gene encoding ribosome biogenesis GTPase Der — protein MARPVLAIVGRPNVGKSTIFNRIVGDRLAIVEDKPGVTRDRLYGVGEWLNTSFSVIDTGGIEIDGEDAILKSVRIQAELAIEEADVIVFMVDAKAGVTPSDEEVAQLLFRSKKPIVLAVNKVDNLARQDDIYEFYSLGFGDPVGISGSHGIGIGDLLEVVCNLFPDKKDDEYGEEVIKFALIGRPNVGKSSMTNAILGEERVIVSDVAGTTRDAIDTPFERDDQKFVIIDTAGMRKRGKVYENTEKYSVMRAMKAIERADVVLVVIDGQEGIIDQDKHIAGYAHEAGKAIVIVVNKWDVVDKDDKTMQHFTQTIRDHFLFLSYAPIVFVSAKTTQRLHKLLPVVIQVAENHALRVQTHLLNDVVSDAVAYNPPPTDKGKRLRINYVTQVAVKPPVFVLFVNEPELMHFSYERYLDNKIRAAFGFEGTPIRILSRRKSSDKE, from the coding sequence GTGGCTAGACCAGTTCTTGCAATTGTAGGCCGACCGAATGTCGGCAAGTCCACCATTTTCAATCGGATCGTAGGCGATCGCCTTGCGATTGTGGAAGATAAACCGGGTGTAACACGTGATCGATTATATGGTGTAGGGGAATGGCTGAATACGTCATTCAGCGTCATTGATACAGGTGGTATTGAGATTGACGGGGAAGATGCGATCCTCAAATCGGTGCGCATTCAAGCGGAGCTTGCTATTGAAGAAGCGGACGTCATTGTTTTCATGGTAGATGCCAAAGCGGGCGTAACCCCATCGGATGAAGAGGTTGCCCAGTTGTTGTTCCGCTCCAAAAAGCCAATCGTGCTTGCGGTTAACAAAGTAGACAACTTGGCGCGTCAAGATGATATCTATGAGTTCTATTCTCTGGGGTTTGGCGATCCAGTTGGGATTTCAGGTTCCCACGGCATCGGCATCGGAGATTTGCTTGAAGTTGTTTGTAACTTGTTTCCGGATAAAAAAGACGATGAGTATGGCGAAGAAGTCATTAAATTTGCTTTGATTGGTCGCCCGAATGTTGGGAAATCATCGATGACGAATGCGATTCTTGGCGAAGAACGCGTCATTGTTAGCGATGTCGCAGGTACTACGCGCGATGCGATTGATACACCGTTTGAACGAGATGATCAGAAGTTTGTCATTATCGACACGGCAGGTATGCGCAAACGCGGCAAAGTATACGAAAATACAGAGAAATATAGTGTCATGCGCGCTATGAAAGCGATTGAACGGGCAGATGTTGTGCTTGTGGTCATCGACGGGCAAGAAGGCATTATTGATCAGGACAAGCATATTGCCGGCTATGCCCATGAAGCAGGAAAAGCGATCGTCATTGTCGTAAATAAATGGGATGTCGTAGACAAAGATGATAAAACGATGCAGCACTTCACCCAAACGATTCGCGATCATTTCCTTTTCTTGAGCTATGCGCCAATCGTATTTGTTTCGGCGAAAACTACTCAACGCTTGCACAAGCTGCTGCCTGTTGTTATTCAAGTTGCAGAGAATCACGCGCTTCGTGTACAGACACATTTACTTAATGATGTCGTCTCTGATGCTGTTGCGTATAACCCGCCGCCAACGGATAAAGGTAAACGTCTGCGGATTAACTATGTCACGCAAGTGGCCGTTAAACCTCCTGTCTTTGTGCTCTTCGTGAATGAGCCTGAGCTCATGCACTTTTCATATGAGCGCTACTTGGATAATAAGATTCGGGCCGCCTTCGGATTTGAAGGCACACCGATTCGCATCCTAAGTCGCAGAAAGTCATCGGACAAAGAATAA
- the fni gene encoding type 2 isopentenyl-diphosphate Delta-isomerase has translation MRISRKMEHVHYALELGQSRQQGLSDIKLVHNCLPETSTDHIALTTTIGDLIMSSPILINAMTGGAQETESINRELAIMAREKGMAMAVGSQMSAIKNSEVASSYQVVRRENPNGVVFANLGSEASVEQALRAVDMIEANALQIHLNVMQELIMPEGDRSFVGMLSRIESIVRHVPVPVIVKEVGFGILRDNAAQLQNIGVRVLDVGGSGGTNFAAIENARRPAAMEWLNDWGTPTSIALLEALSVYDRGSVIASGGITNALEAAKALALGASAVGMAGAFLKVLRSEGVDALHHFADELHQGLILIMTALGKNTIQALGHNPLVIMGETAEWCRARGIDITSYAR, from the coding sequence ATGCGCATTTCACGCAAAATGGAGCATGTCCATTACGCGCTGGAGCTTGGTCAATCACGGCAGCAGGGTCTGTCCGATATCAAGCTTGTGCATAACTGTCTGCCTGAGACTTCGACGGATCATATTGCATTAACTACCACAATCGGCGATCTCATTATGAGTTCGCCGATTTTAATTAATGCAATGACGGGTGGCGCTCAGGAAACAGAAAGTATTAATCGCGAGCTGGCGATTATGGCAAGAGAGAAGGGAATGGCGATGGCTGTCGGCTCTCAAATGTCAGCTATCAAAAACAGCGAAGTCGCATCGAGTTACCAAGTTGTCCGACGGGAGAACCCGAATGGTGTTGTATTTGCCAATTTGGGCAGCGAAGCGTCCGTCGAACAAGCACTCCGCGCTGTTGATATGATTGAAGCTAATGCGCTTCAAATTCATTTGAACGTGATGCAGGAACTCATCATGCCGGAAGGAGACCGCAGCTTTGTCGGCATGTTGAGCCGCATTGAATCGATCGTCCGGCATGTGCCTGTGCCGGTCATCGTGAAAGAAGTCGGCTTCGGCATCCTCAGAGACAACGCCGCACAGCTGCAGAACATCGGCGTCCGTGTGCTGGATGTTGGAGGTTCAGGCGGCACGAATTTCGCCGCTATTGAGAATGCCAGACGTCCAGCCGCGATGGAATGGCTGAACGATTGGGGCACGCCGACAAGCATTGCGCTCCTGGAGGCGCTGTCGGTGTATGACAGAGGCTCCGTTATCGCCTCTGGCGGGATTACGAACGCATTGGAGGCAGCCAAAGCGCTTGCCTTAGGCGCATCGGCCGTAGGGATGGCCGGCGCTTTCTTGAAGGTACTGCGCAGCGAAGGCGTGGACGCGCTGCACCATTTTGCAGACGAGCTTCATCAAGGACTTATACTAATTATGACAGCATTAGGCAAGAACACAATACAAGCACTGGGACATAACCCGCTAGTCATTATGGGTGAGACGGCAGAGTGGTGCCGTGCTAGAGGGATCGACATAACTTCATATGCTAGATAA